GCGACCCCGGTCACCGTGCGCAGGCCGACGGCGACGGCGACCGCCTCCTCGTCGTCCAGCAGCAGCGGCGGGAGCTTCGCGCCGGCGCCGAGCCGGTAGTGCCCGGCGCGCCCGCGCAGCGCCTCGACGGGATAGCCCAGCTCGCGCAGCCGGGCGACGTCGTTGCGCACCGTCCGCTCGGTGACGTCGAGGCGTTCGGCCAGCTCGCGGGCGGTCCACTCCACGCGTGACTGGAGCAGCCCGAGCAGGGCCAGGACGCGCCCCGAAGTCTTCTGCACCGAGCCGATTTAACAGGAACGAACCGTGCCGGTATCGCTCCTAGCGTCGCTGCCATGAACCAGATCACGCCCTTCGTCATCGACATCGCGCAGACCGACCTCGACGACCTCCGTGGCCGTCTCGACCGCACCCGCTTCGCTCCCGCCGTCCCCGGCGACTCGTGGGAGTACGGCACCCCGGAGTCCTACCTGCGCGACATGGTCGAGCGCTGGAAGGACTTCGACTGGCGTGCGGTGGAGGCCCGCCTCAACGCCTACGACGGCTTCGTGACCGAGGTCGACGGCCAGCGGATCCACTTCCTCCACGTCCGCTCGAAGCACGCGGACGCAACCCCGCTGCTCCTCGCCCACACCTACCCCGGGTCGCAGCTCGACTTCCTCGACATGATCGACCCGCTGGTCGACCCCGAGGCGCACGGCGGCACGGCCGACCAGGCCTTCCACCTGGTGATCCCGTCGATGCCGGGCTTCGGCTTCTCCACCCCGGTCGTCGACACCGGCTGGACGATGCGGCGGGTCGCGGCGGCGTACGACGTGCTGATGCGGCACCTGGGCTACGACGCCTACGGCATCCACGGCAGCGACGGCGGTGCCATGGTCGGCCGCGAGCTCGCCGTCGCCGACCCCGAGGGCTTCCGCGGCGCGCACGTGCTGCACCTGTTCTCGTTCCCCAGCGGTGACCCGGCGGAGTTCGAGGGCTTCGGACCCAAGGAGTACGCCGCGCTCGAGCACATGCAGTGGTTCCAGTCCGTCGGCGGCTACAACCAGATGAACG
This region of Nocardioides sp. L-11A genomic DNA includes:
- a CDS encoding epoxide hydrolase gives rise to the protein MNQITPFVIDIAQTDLDDLRGRLDRTRFAPAVPGDSWEYGTPESYLRDMVERWKDFDWRAVEARLNAYDGFVTEVDGQRIHFLHVRSKHADATPLLLAHTYPGSQLDFLDMIDPLVDPEAHGGTADQAFHLVIPSMPGFGFSTPVVDTGWTMRRVAAAYDVLMRHLGYDAYGIHGSDGGAMVGRELAVADPEGFRGAHVLHLFSFPSGDPAEFEGFGPKEYAALEHMQWFQSVGGYNQMNGTRPQTVAAGLADSPVAVLAYSELFESFGNGTSLVTPEQVLAQATLYWLTNTYGSAARYHYEEQRAGAEPVVSTGRIGVAVFKDDFQTIRSLAERDNAGIAHWSEFPRGGHFAAMEVPADVVADLRAFFV